Genomic segment of Pararhodobacter zhoushanensis:
ATCAACCGGCTGCTGGACGGCTGGCACAGCTTCGGCGACCGGGCGCTTTTGCGCCGCGACATGATCGGGCTGGGGCTGATGCAGCGCGCGGCAGGCGGGCGCGATTACCGGCGGGTCGAGCAGCGGCCCAGTGTCGAGGCGCGGGCGTTGATCCGGCAGGTCACGGCACGCTTAGCCTAGCGCCTGCGCGATCCGGGTCACCGCATCGCTGATCGACGTGCGGGCGGTGTCGATCTGCAGATCGGCATCGCACCATGGCAGGTAGTCGCGCGCCAGCACCTCGGGCCAGCTGGGAACGCGGAACCCGGGCAGATCCGAGATGCGGGATTGCACGCGGCGGCGGTGTTCCACCGGATCCGAGCAGATCAGCTCTACTCCCAGATGCCGCGCGCCCGCCTGCGCGGCGGCGGTCAGGAAGACGTCGCGCGTCACCGGCCACGGGTTCACGCAATCGCTGATGACGCTCAGCCCCAGCCCAAGGTTGGAGACGGCGATGGCCCCGGCGATCAGATAGCTTTCGCCCTGCCCTTCCCGCGCCGGATCAACCTGCCAGATCGCCGCGTCAATCGCGTCGATGCGCAGCAACACCGCCCCCATGCGGCGGGTAAGCGCCTGCGCAATGCTGGTTTTCCCGGTGCCGGGCAAACCGGCGAGGGCAATCAAGGTCGGCACGGGTGGTGTCCTTGCAGTGGCTCCGCCATTCGGTTGCCGTTACGTCCCCAGTCCTGCTGTCATGGCACAGTTACGTAAGCGCGCGATGAATCGCGCGACTCAGGCGGCCCTTTGCCGGTCACAAATTGAACCATCGGTCAAATTTCTTGCTGGAATCCTGATGCCGGTTCACGATGCCTCATTCGCCGCCAGAGCGACTCACTCACAGGGAGCCTCCCACCATGACCCGCTTGTCGCGCCGCGCGTTCCTCGCGTCCTCGACCGCAGCCACCAGCCTTGTGCTGCTGCACCCGTTTTCCGCCCGCGCTGCCGCTGGCCAGGCGCATCTGCGCATC
This window contains:
- a CDS encoding AAA family ATPase encodes the protein MPTLIALAGLPGTGKTSIAQALTRRMGAVLLRIDAIDAAIWQVDPAREGQGESYLIAGAIAVSNLGLGLSVISDCVNPWPVTRDVFLTAAAQAGARHLGVELICSDPVEHRRRVQSRISDLPGFRVPSWPEVLARDYLPWCDADLQIDTARTSISDAVTRIAQALG